One Glycine max cultivar Williams 82 chromosome 4, Glycine_max_v4.0, whole genome shotgun sequence DNA segment encodes these proteins:
- the LOC121174763 gene encoding uncharacterized protein, whose amino-acid sequence MLNNFICGSLHHPEEDVPCSSPKKSKRKESRNDKNPYSNRGLDKFSALLDDLDERRKKVYSQMSPQDISFVRFAYSNNHDIVPIVVKVKNNKDQKKHKSEELKARHITSFSEQLEKSDEEATLKERKQKLNKLESHKKNLSFSWNMLKRPSFYVPAVVMLILVFLVVFGRSVATLCTCVVWYVVPTLSEYYDSSKPRNKSMMNSKKRDYVRGWLNDSMKMMNPEELASPRTGDSKDYSNDKNSGKHGHQKSW is encoded by the coding sequence ATGTTGAACAATTTTATTTGTGGCAGTCTCCATCACCCAGAAGAAGATGTACCATGTTCAAGCCCCAAGAAGTCCAAGAGAAAAGAAAGTAGGAATGACAAAAACCCATACTCCAATCGAGGCTTGGACAAATTTTCTGCACTTTTGGATGATCTTGATGAGAGAAGGAAAAAGGTTTACTCACAGATGAGTCCTCAGGACATATCTTTCGTTCGGTTTGCGTATTCAAACAACCATGATATCGTTCCCATAGTGGTCAAAGTGAAAAACAATAAGGATCAGAAGAAGCACAAGAGTGAAGAACTCAAAGCAAGACACATAACATCTTTCTCGGAGCAATTGGAGAAATCTGATGAAGAAGCAACCTTGAAAGAAAGGAAGCAGAAACTCAATAAGTTGGAATCTCATAAGAAGAATTTGAGCTTTTCTTGGAATATGTTGAAGAGGCCATCCTTCTATGTGCCAGCGGTTGTGATgttgattttggtttttttggttgtttttggGAGATCGGTTGCTACACTTTGCACTTGTGTTGTGTGGTATGTGGTCCCCACATTGAGTGAATATTATGATAGTTCAAAACCAAGGAACAAATCGATGATGAACTCTAAGAAGAGAGACTATGTTAGGGGGTGGCTGAATGATAGTATGAAGATGATGAATCCTGAAGAGTTAGCTTCTCCAAGAACTGGTgattccaaggattattcaaatGACAAGAATTCAGGGAAACATGGCCACCAGAAAAGTTGGTGA
- the LOC100781338 gene encoding GPN-loop GTPase QQT1 yields MVFGQVVVGPPGSGKTTYCNGMSQFLSLIGRKVAVINLDPANDSLPYECAVNIEDLVKLSDVMVEHSLGPNGGLVYCMDYLEKNIDWLEAKLEPLLKDHYLLFDFPGQVELFFLHSSAKNVILKLIKKLNLRLTAVHLIDAHLCSDPGKYISALILSLSTMLHLELPHINVLSKIDLIESYGKLAFNLDFYTDVQDLSYLQHHLDQDPRSAKYRKLTKELCDIIENFSLVSFSTLDIQDKESVGNLVKLIDKSNGYIFVGMEASAVEFSKIAVGPVNWDYYRVAAVQEKYMKDDENIDDNE; encoded by the exons ATGGTGTTTGGGCAAGTAGTGGTTGGTCCTCCTGGCTCTGGAAAAACAACTTACTGCAATGGCATGTCTCAGTTTCTCAGTCTTATTGGAAG GAAGGTTGCTGTTATCAATTTGGATCCCGCTAATGATTCGTTACC CTATGAATGTGCTGTGAACATCGAGGATCTCGTGAAACTAAGTGATGTAATGGTGGAACATTCGCTTGGACCAAATGGAG GTCTTGTGTATTGTATGGAttatcttgagaaaaatatTGACTGGTTGGAAGCAAAATTGGAACCTCTTCTGAAAG ATCACTACCTACTCTTTGATTTTCCTGGCCAAGTGgaacttttttttctccattCAAGTGCCAAGAATGTCATCCTGAAGCTCATAAAGAAATTGAACCTAAGG CTAACTGCAGTGCATTTGATTGATGCCCATCTTTGCAGTGACCCTGGGAAGTATATTAGTGCATTGATTTTATCCTTGTCCACAATGCTACATCTAGAACTCCCTCACATAAATGTCTTgtcaaaaattgatttaattgagAGCTATGGAAAGCTAG CCTTTAACCTTGATTTCTATACAGACGTGCAAGACTTGTCATATTTACAACACCATCTGGATCAGGATCCTCGTTCTGCTAAGTACAG AAAGCTCACAAAGGAATTATGTGACATTATTGAAAACTTCAGTCTTGTGAGTTTTTCAACCTTAGATATTCAG gacaAAGAGAGTGTAGGGAATTTAGTGAAGCTGATAGACAAAAGCAATGGGTACATATTTGTTGGGATGGAAGCAAGTGCAGTTGAATTTAGCAAGATTGCGGTTGGTCCTGTCAATTGGGATTATTATAg AGTTGCAGCAGTGCAAGAGAAGTACATGAAGGATGATGAAAATATTGATGATAATGAATGA
- the LOC100305720 gene encoding LIM domain-containing protein WLIM1-like, whose amino-acid sequence MAFAGTTQKCMACDKTVYLVDKLTADNRVYHKACFRCHHCKGTLKLSNYNSFEGVLYCRPHFDQLFKRTGSLDKSFEGTPKIAKPEKTGEEKPAATKVSSMFGGTRDKCAGCQKTVYPTEKVTVNGTPYHKSCFKCTHGGCVISPSNYIAHEGKLYCKHHHIQLIKEKGNLSQLEGDHEKSTEEEKINGEVVAAET is encoded by the exons ATGGCATTTGCAGGAACAACTCAGAAGTGCATGGCTTGTGACAAAACAGTTTATCTGGTTGATAAGTTGACCGCAGATAACCGAGTGTACCATAAGGCTTGCTTCAGATGCCACCACTGCAAAGGAACACTCAAG CTCAGCAACTATAACTCTTTTGAAGGAGTTCTTTACTGCAGGCCACACTTTGACCAACTGTTCAAAAGAACTGGTAGTCTTGACAAAAGCTTCGAAG GGACACCAAAAATTGCTAAACCAGAAAAAACCGGGGAAGAG AAACCTGCAGCAACCAAAGTCTCAAGTATGTTTGGTGGAACTAGAGATAAATGTGCGGGTTGTCAGAAAACAGTGTATCCCACTGAAAAG GTTACCGTGAATGGAACTCCTTATCACAAGAGTTGTTTCAAATGCACTCATGGAGGGTGTGTTATTAGTCCCTCCAACTACATTGCACACGAAGGCAAACTCTACTGCAAGCACCACCACATCCAACTGATCAAGGAGAAGGGCAATTTAAGCCAACTTGAAGGTGACCATGAGAAGAGTACAGAGGAAGAGAAAATCAACGGTGAAGTGGTTGCAGCTGAgacatga